A single region of the Bacteroides luhongzhouii genome encodes:
- a CDS encoding DUF4062 domain-containing protein, protein MTKQLAQYSVPAENSRVIRVFLSSTFRDMEMERSALVKLFKGLQVKAASRGATVSLVDLRWGITEEDAKSGKVVEICLKEIVNSRPFFIGMVGDRYGWCPNYEDLSQTFNDSLEYRWIEDDLNHHLSVTEIEMQFGVLRNPNPLHAYFYIKQSADDELSCPKEESLKLKRLKERILQQDRYPVQEYDSPEQLCNLVEGAFTELLEREFPDILTVEDNQALQEQLTRNELLFNYHSIPEADQAFADFLAADEQRCLVVTGDCGLGKSALLAHWSDLVNNDMPMIPIYHRLDSTTLSSYPETLARMLASKCQNALKHQSLGEENLFAAEVSKELDSTQSTAKSIMDIVKNSVLMGDAGLNTFAGNTLRNLKEIEEDLNSIQKFSQLWSALGASRYPIILLIDDISYLNPTEASLFSLFASIPSNVKVVLSFSASSTAYLPFVRNGYVHFQLNGFSQADAKSFSKQYLSTYSKVLSAQQEDILASWVLAKQPRCLSVLLNELVSFGQYDALNEYMSGYCRLNEIEQFYDSVLRRLSADYGFEEIGRTLLMLSLTLEGFTEDEVKSMAGINQILWSQLRVEMSSWLTNKGGRYCIGDTQMVEAIERCFAQDEECIDDSRHEIISALLDEEEILSHPLTFADYNYRMKQFCYHDSYRYKVEITYQCYKMQEWDLLKDWICDVEIFEILYRTNRSLLEDSWKAIMNDNPGITPEVYAELDFDEVDSFLIPVIANDMATFLSSSFHLTEAAAAVSEKSMEGAAIPPIARSVLKMNEGCRYARNEEYEMACDCFLKALVMQENIVPTPELEIANTCRNLALAYYYNEQYNEAGIYLNRALDYHAASADEKSQAEVIELSEYLAYCDYYKNEEESAAEKFRKVAEMHESLNGRLSGGVAKCLCMQGKCLYYIKRYDEAWMLMNQALDIAMQIDNKKQIVACHKQLYYLCREFKRMMNERGDGQASTLFFRESLLHEMFFSEKPRLAELTVRYEALRCDIMQQYYERKDYDSVIRIATSLDIHDDADPDASCQVYYYKAQAYAKMENYPMAKEAFFREFELRKKSFGWEDRQTVLACQNLGVLHSFCNEQEDALACFREAYGHEVKKNGKDSEVAQKLLQYISVVES, encoded by the coding sequence ATGACAAAACAACTAGCCCAGTATTCAGTTCCCGCTGAAAATTCACGTGTTATTCGTGTGTTCCTTTCGTCAACGTTCAGAGACATGGAAATGGAACGTTCTGCATTAGTCAAACTCTTTAAGGGTTTGCAAGTAAAGGCTGCCAGCCGTGGTGCCACCGTTTCATTGGTTGATTTGCGCTGGGGAATCACAGAAGAAGATGCGAAAAGTGGCAAGGTTGTTGAAATATGCCTGAAAGAAATAGTTAACTCCCGGCCTTTCTTCATTGGTATGGTAGGCGACCGCTATGGATGGTGCCCCAATTATGAGGACTTATCTCAAACTTTCAATGACAGCTTGGAATATCGTTGGATAGAAGATGACTTGAATCATCATTTAAGTGTGACGGAAATTGAAATGCAGTTTGGTGTACTGCGCAATCCCAATCCGTTACATGCCTATTTTTATATAAAACAGTCGGCAGATGATGAGCTGTCTTGCCCTAAAGAGGAGTCTCTTAAACTGAAACGTCTTAAAGAACGTATTTTGCAGCAAGATCGTTATCCTGTGCAAGAGTATGACTCGCCCGAGCAGTTGTGTAACCTTGTGGAAGGTGCTTTCACGGAATTGCTTGAACGGGAGTTTCCAGATATACTGACCGTTGAAGATAATCAAGCATTGCAAGAACAACTGACACGCAATGAACTCTTATTCAATTATCACTCCATACCAGAAGCAGATCAGGCGTTTGCTGACTTTTTGGCAGCGGATGAGCAGCGATGTTTGGTGGTAACGGGCGATTGTGGTCTTGGCAAGAGCGCTTTATTGGCTCATTGGAGCGATTTGGTGAACAATGATATGCCGATGATTCCCATCTATCATCGCTTGGATAGTACTACATTGTCTTCTTATCCGGAAACGTTGGCGAGAATGTTAGCCTCAAAATGCCAGAACGCACTCAAACATCAATCTTTAGGTGAAGAAAATTTGTTTGCGGCTGAAGTATCAAAAGAACTGGACTCGACCCAGAGCACTGCCAAATCCATCATGGACATCGTGAAAAATTCGGTTTTGATGGGAGATGCTGGCTTGAACACTTTTGCGGGGAACACACTTCGGAACCTCAAGGAGATTGAAGAGGATTTGAATTCTATCCAAAAGTTCAGTCAGTTGTGGAGTGCGCTGGGTGCATCAAGATATCCTATCATTCTGTTGATTGATGACATCAGTTATCTGAATCCGACTGAAGCATCCCTGTTTTCTTTATTTGCATCTATTCCCTCGAACGTAAAAGTCGTGTTGAGCTTTTCTGCGTCATCCACCGCCTACCTGCCCTTTGTTCGGAATGGTTACGTTCATTTCCAGTTGAATGGTTTTTCACAAGCGGATGCCAAGTCGTTCTCAAAACAATATCTGTCTACTTACTCCAAGGTCTTGTCCGCACAGCAGGAAGATATTCTTGCTTCGTGGGTGCTGGCCAAACAACCGCGCTGTTTAAGTGTATTGCTCAACGAGTTGGTTTCGTTCGGTCAGTATGATGCTCTGAATGAATATATGAGTGGATATTGCCGGCTCAATGAGATTGAGCAGTTCTACGACAGTGTGCTTCGGCGTTTGTCGGCTGATTATGGTTTCGAAGAGATTGGAAGAACGCTTCTGATGCTCTCACTTACTTTAGAAGGATTTACCGAAGATGAAGTAAAGAGCATGGCAGGCATTAATCAGATACTTTGGTCACAGTTGAGAGTGGAAATGAGTAGCTGGCTCACCAACAAAGGAGGGCGATATTGCATTGGTGACACACAAATGGTAGAGGCGATTGAACGCTGTTTCGCTCAAGATGAAGAATGTATAGATGATAGTCGGCATGAAATTATTTCCGCTCTGCTGGATGAGGAAGAGATCCTTTCCCATCCGTTGACTTTTGCCGATTATAACTATCGCATGAAACAGTTCTGCTACCATGATTCGTATCGCTATAAAGTGGAGATTACCTATCAATGCTATAAGATGCAAGAATGGGATTTATTGAAGGATTGGATTTGTGATGTGGAGATTTTCGAGATTCTGTATCGCACGAATCGTTCTCTGTTGGAAGATAGCTGGAAGGCGATCATGAATGACAATCCTGGCATTACGCCTGAAGTCTATGCCGAATTGGACTTTGATGAGGTTGATTCTTTTTTAATTCCTGTCATTGCTAATGATATGGCTACTTTCTTGAGCAGTTCTTTCCATCTGACGGAGGCAGCGGCTGCTGTGAGTGAGAAGAGTATGGAAGGCGCTGCCATCCCACCAATTGCCAGATCGGTATTGAAGATGAATGAGGGATGCCGGTATGCCCGTAATGAAGAATACGAAATGGCATGCGACTGTTTTCTGAAAGCATTAGTGATGCAGGAAAACATTGTACCGACTCCGGAACTGGAGATTGCCAACACCTGCCGGAATCTAGCTTTGGCATATTACTACAATGAGCAATACAATGAAGCGGGGATCTATTTGAATAGGGCGCTTGATTATCATGCGGCTTCTGCTGACGAGAAGAGTCAGGCAGAAGTCATTGAACTTTCCGAATACCTGGCTTATTGTGATTACTATAAGAATGAGGAAGAGAGTGCTGCCGAAAAATTCCGGAAAGTAGCTGAAATGCACGAGTCTTTGAATGGCAGGCTGTCGGGTGGAGTGGCTAAATGTTTGTGTATGCAGGGCAAATGTCTTTATTATATCAAACGATACGATGAAGCATGGATGCTGATGAATCAGGCGTTGGACATTGCTATGCAGATAGATAACAAAAAACAGATAGTTGCTTGTCATAAACAGTTGTATTATTTATGCAGAGAATTCAAACGAATGATGAATGAACGTGGCGATGGGCAGGCTTCTACTTTATTCTTCCGTGAGTCTCTTTTGCATGAAATGTTTTTCAGCGAAAAACCGCGTCTGGCGGAATTGACTGTCCGCTACGAGGCATTGAGATGTGATATAATGCAGCAATATTACGAGCGTAAAGATTATGATAGTGTGATCCGCATCGCAACTTCCCTGGATATTCACGATGATGCTGATCCCGATGCTTCCTGTCAGGTATATTACTACAAAGCACAGGCTTATGCGAAGATGGAGAATTATCCAATGGCGAAAGAGGCTTTCTTCAGAGAGTTTGAATTGCGAAAGAAATCTTTTGGATGGGAGGACAGACAGACGGTTCTGGCTTGTCAGAATCTAGGGGTGTTACACAGTTTTTGTAATGAACAGGAAGATGCGCTGGCTTGTTTTCGTGAAGCGTACGGTCATGAAGTGAAAAAGAATGGAAAGGACTCTGAAGTGGCGCAAAAGCTACTTCAATATATCAGCGTGGTTGAATCATAA
- the rlmN gene encoding 23S rRNA (adenine(2503)-C(2))-methyltransferase RlmN has translation MSKYPLLGMTLVELQSLTKRLGMPGFAAKQIASWLYEKKVASIDDMTNLSLKHRELLKQNYEVGAEAPVDEMRSVDGTVKYLYKVGENHFVESVYIPDDDRATLCVSSQVGCKMNCKFCMTGKQGYTANLTAGQIINQIYSLPERDKLTNVVMMGMGEPLDNLDEVLKALDILTATYGYAWSPKRITLSTVGLRKGLQRFIEENDCHLAISLHSPLTVQRSELMPAEKAFSITEMVELLKNYDFSKQRRLSFEYIVFKGLNDSQVYAKELLKLLRGLDCRVNLIRFHAIPGVDLEGADMDTMTRFRDYLTSHGLFTTIRSSRGEDIFAACGMLSTAKLEENNES, from the coding sequence ATGTCTAAATATCCCCTTTTAGGAATGACTCTTGTAGAGCTTCAATCATTGACAAAAAGACTGGGTATGCCCGGTTTTGCTGCCAAGCAGATTGCATCCTGGCTTTACGAAAAGAAGGTAGCCTCGATTGATGATATGACTAATTTGTCATTGAAACACCGGGAGTTGCTCAAGCAGAACTATGAGGTGGGAGCGGAAGCTCCGGTAGATGAAATGCGCTCTGTAGATGGTACGGTGAAGTATCTTTATAAAGTGGGTGAGAACCATTTTGTGGAATCGGTTTATATACCGGATGATGACCGCGCAACATTGTGCGTGTCGTCACAAGTGGGTTGCAAGATGAACTGCAAGTTCTGTATGACAGGCAAACAGGGTTATACCGCTAACCTGACCGCCGGCCAGATCATTAACCAGATTTATTCGCTGCCGGAACGGGATAAACTGACCAATGTCGTAATGATGGGAATGGGCGAGCCGCTCGATAACCTGGATGAGGTGTTGAAAGCATTGGATATACTTACCGCTACCTACGGTTACGCATGGAGTCCGAAGCGTATCACGCTTTCTACAGTCGGGCTGCGGAAAGGATTGCAGCGTTTTATCGAAGAAAATGACTGCCATCTTGCCATCAGCCTTCACTCTCCGCTGACCGTTCAACGTTCTGAATTAATGCCGGCGGAAAAGGCGTTTTCGATCACCGAAATGGTGGAACTGTTAAAAAACTATGATTTTAGTAAACAACGTCGACTTTCGTTTGAATATATTGTTTTTAAAGGGCTCAATGATTCGCAGGTCTATGCCAAAGAGTTGCTGAAACTTCTTCGCGGACTGGATTGCAGGGTGAATCTGATTCGTTTTCATGCCATACCGGGGGTAGACCTCGAGGGAGCGGATATGGATACGATGACCCGTTTTCGTGATTATCTGACGTCACACGGACTTTTCACCACTATCCGTTCATCCAGAGGCGAAGATATTTTTGCTGCTTGCGGTATGCTCTCGACAGCGAAACTGGAGGAAAATAATGAAAGTTAA
- a CDS encoding tetratricopeptide repeat protein codes for MTSVNFQQWIQHPETLNRDTLYELRNLLARYPYFQSLRLLYLKNLYILHDISFGGELRKAVLYIADRRQLFQLIEGDRYDVQARKKGVPLTEVLKDEPSVDRTLALIDAFLSTVPEEVTARTSFDYSVDYTSYLLEETPATEQSSEETPKLKGYELIDDFIEKSESDSPLCMKPLREEMPSATTSSGELPEEETMEEEEEDDSCFTETLAKIYVKQQRYSKALEIIKKLSLKYPKKNAYFADQIRFLEKLIINANSK; via the coding sequence ATGACTTCTGTTAACTTTCAACAATGGATTCAGCATCCCGAGACGCTGAATAGGGATACTTTGTACGAACTGCGCAATCTTCTTGCGAGGTATCCGTATTTTCAGTCACTTCGTCTGCTGTATCTGAAGAACCTGTATATTCTCCATGATATTAGTTTCGGTGGAGAACTGCGGAAAGCAGTTCTTTACATTGCAGACAGGCGGCAGTTATTCCAGTTGATTGAAGGTGATCGCTATGATGTGCAGGCACGGAAAAAGGGAGTACCTCTCACGGAGGTGCTGAAAGACGAACCGTCTGTAGACCGCACATTAGCATTGATCGACGCTTTCTTGTCCACAGTGCCCGAAGAGGTGACTGCCCGGACCAGCTTCGATTATTCGGTGGATTACACCTCTTATCTTTTGGAGGAGACTCCAGCCACGGAACAGTCGTCCGAAGAAACGCCCAAACTCAAAGGCTACGAACTGATTGACGACTTTATAGAAAAGAGCGAGAGCGACTCTCCCCTCTGCATGAAACCTTTAAGAGAAGAAATGCCATCTGCCACAACCTCTTCGGGCGAGCTCCCTGAAGAAGAAACGATGGAGGAAGAAGAGGAAGATGACAGCTGTTTTACGGAAACTTTGGCAAAAATCTATGTTAAACAGCAACGATATTCAAAAGCTCTTGAAATAATTAAAAAATTAAGCTTGAAATATCCAAAAAAAAATGCTTACTTTGCAGACCAAATCAGATTTTTGGAGAAATTGATTATTAACGCTAATTCAAAATAA
- a CDS encoding MFS transporter, translated as MTEHLKQKLNDSAVLRWSVLALVAFTMLCGYFLTDVMSPLKPMLEKELLWDSLDYGFFTSAYGWFNVFLLMLIFGGIILDKMGVRFTGMGACLLMVLGCGLKYYAISTTFPEGAMLFGFKTQVTLAALGYAIFGVGVEIAGITVSKIIVKWFKGKEMALAMGLEMATARIGTTLAMVLTVPLADFFGYTDESGAFHTNIPAPILFCLIMLCVGTIAFFLYTFYDKKLDASLDAEGLEPEEPFRMKDIVYIITNKGFWLIALLCVLFYSAVFPFIKYAADLMVQKYNVDPKLAGTIPGLLPIGAIILTPLFGSLYDRIGKGATLMVIGSLMLIFVHTMFALPILNIWWFATIIMIILGFAFSLVPSAMWPSVPKIIPEKQLGTAYALIFWVQNWGLMGVPLLIGWVLNTYCKGPVIDGAQTYDYTLPMTVFALFGVLALIVALMLKAEDKKKGYGLEEANIQK; from the coding sequence ATGACAGAACATTTGAAACAAAAATTGAATGACTCCGCCGTACTCCGATGGAGCGTTCTTGCATTGGTCGCATTTACTATGCTATGCGGCTATTTCCTCACCGACGTAATGTCTCCTCTAAAACCCATGCTTGAGAAAGAACTATTATGGGACAGTCTTGATTATGGTTTCTTCACAAGCGCTTACGGATGGTTTAATGTATTCCTGTTGATGCTGATCTTCGGTGGTATCATTTTGGATAAGATGGGAGTCCGTTTCACTGGAATGGGAGCTTGTTTGCTGATGGTGCTGGGTTGTGGATTGAAATACTATGCGATTTCTACTACTTTCCCGGAAGGTGCCATGCTCTTCGGGTTCAAAACACAGGTGACTTTGGCTGCATTGGGGTATGCTATCTTCGGTGTAGGTGTGGAGATTGCCGGTATCACAGTTTCCAAGATTATCGTGAAATGGTTCAAGGGCAAGGAAATGGCATTGGCTATGGGACTTGAAATGGCTACGGCACGTATCGGAACAACTTTGGCAATGGTGCTCACGGTTCCTTTGGCTGACTTCTTCGGATATACGGATGAGAGTGGCGCATTCCATACCAATATTCCTGCTCCAATTTTGTTTTGTCTGATTATGTTGTGCGTGGGTACGATTGCTTTCTTCCTTTATACTTTCTATGACAAGAAGCTGGATGCTTCTTTGGACGCAGAGGGATTGGAACCGGAAGAGCCGTTCCGTATGAAAGATATTGTGTATATCATTACCAATAAAGGATTCTGGTTGATTGCATTACTCTGTGTATTGTTCTACTCGGCTGTATTCCCCTTTATCAAGTATGCTGCCGACTTGATGGTGCAGAAATATAATGTAGATCCGAAGTTGGCGGGAACGATTCCCGGATTGTTACCGATTGGCGCGATTATCCTGACTCCGTTGTTCGGTTCGTTATATGACCGTATCGGTAAGGGAGCCACATTGATGGTCATCGGATCGTTGATGCTTATTTTTGTGCATACGATGTTTGCTCTGCCTATACTGAATATATGGTGGTTTGCTACTATTATCATGATTATATTGGGATTTGCCTTCTCGTTGGTGCCTTCAGCTATGTGGCCATCTGTTCCGAAGATTATCCCGGAAAAACAGTTGGGTACAGCTTATGCATTGATTTTCTGGGTACAGAACTGGGGATTGATGGGTGTTCCTTTGCTGATTGGATGGGTGTTGAATACTTATTGCAAAGGTCCGGTAATAGACGGTGCACAGACTTATGACTACACGTTACCTATGACTGTTTTTGCTCTCTTTGGTGTGCTTGCTCTGATTGTGGCTTTGATGTTGAAGGCAGAGGACAAGAAGAAGGGATATGGTTTGGAAGAGGCGAATATCCAAAAGTAA
- a CDS encoding DUF4837 family protein, which produces MKKYSFILCIALVAFVVASCGLKGNHTSSGRAYELLVVVDHGVWDRAAGRALHDALDSDMPGLPQSEPSFRIMYTSPKDYDSTLKLIRNIIIVDIQDIYTKASFKYAKDVYANPQMILTIQAPNEEEFGKFVEENKKTIVDFFTRAEMNRQITFLEGKHSNFISQKVDSLFGCDIWIDAELANSKTGKDFFWASTNTGTADRNFVMYSYPYTDKDTFTKEYFVHKRDSVMKANIPGFKEGVYMSTDSLLTDVRPINVKNSYTMEARGLWRMKGDFMGGPYVSHTRLDEKNQRIITAEIFVYSPDKMKRNLVRQMEASLYTLKLPNEVQQNQIPLGEASKEAEQTNK; this is translated from the coding sequence ATGAAAAAGTACTCTTTTATTTTATGCATCGCTTTGGTAGCCTTTGTCGTTGCGTCTTGTGGTCTGAAAGGAAATCACACCTCTAGTGGTCGTGCTTACGAGCTTTTGGTTGTAGTAGATCACGGTGTTTGGGATCGTGCTGCCGGAAGGGCTTTACATGATGCGCTCGATTCTGATATGCCCGGTTTGCCGCAGTCGGAACCTTCTTTCCGGATTATGTATACTTCGCCGAAAGATTATGATTCTACGCTGAAGTTGATACGTAACATTATTATTGTAGATATACAGGATATATATACGAAAGCCTCGTTCAAATATGCGAAGGACGTGTATGCCAATCCGCAGATGATATTGACTATCCAGGCTCCGAACGAAGAAGAGTTTGGGAAGTTTGTGGAAGAGAACAAAAAGACGATTGTCGACTTCTTTACCCGTGCGGAAATGAACCGTCAGATTACGTTCCTGGAAGGGAAACACAGTAATTTCATTTCGCAGAAAGTGGACAGTTTGTTCGGATGCGACATTTGGATAGATGCCGAACTGGCCAATTCAAAGACCGGGAAGGATTTCTTCTGGGCTTCTACCAACACAGGTACTGCCGACCGTAATTTCGTGATGTACTCTTATCCGTATACTGACAAGGATACGTTTACCAAAGAATATTTTGTGCACAAACGTGACTCCGTGATGAAAGCCAATATACCCGGATTCAAGGAAGGCGTTTATATGTCGACCGATAGTTTGCTGACCGATGTCCGTCCGATCAATGTAAAGAACAGCTATACCATGGAAGCACGTGGCCTGTGGCGTATGAAGGGCGACTTTATGGGTGGTCCGTATGTGTCTCATACTCGTCTGGACGAGAAAAACCAACGAATTATTACAGCAGAAATATTTGTTTATTCACCTGATAAAATGAAACGCAACCTGGTACGCCAGATGGAAGCATCTCTGTATACACTGAAACTTCCGAATGAAGTTCAGCAGAATCAGATTCCATTGGGAGAAGCATCTAAGGAGGCGGAACAAACTAATAAATAA
- a CDS encoding sigma-54 interaction domain-containing protein: MIKAEIQQVKQRFGIIGNTEALSRAIDVAIQVAPTDLSVLITGESGVGKESFPQIIHQYSRRKHGQYIAVNCGAIPEGTIDSELFGHEKGAFTGAIGERKGYFGEADGGTIFLDEVGELPMSTQARLLRVLESGEFMKVGSSKVQKTDVRVVAATNVNLTQAIAEGRFREDLYYRLNTVPIQIPPLRERGDDVLLLFRKFSADFAEKYRMPAIQLTEDAKKELLAYPWPGNVRQLKNITEQISIIETNREISAAILQNYLPAQNTQRLPALMGTRESKGFESEREILYSVLFDMRQEVAELKKMVHNLMAERAGQVGQVGQMGTVVTTPVVTAHQPSVPAIIHTMQPTVCKDDDDIQDTEEYVEESPLSLDEVEKEMIRKALERHHGKRKSAAKDLNISERTLYRKIKEYELD, encoded by the coding sequence ATGATAAAAGCAGAGATACAACAAGTGAAACAGCGTTTCGGTATTATTGGAAATACCGAAGCATTGTCGCGCGCTATAGATGTTGCCATTCAGGTAGCTCCTACCGATTTGTCTGTGCTGATTACCGGAGAAAGTGGAGTCGGAAAAGAAAGTTTTCCGCAGATTATTCATCAATATAGCCGGAGGAAGCACGGACAGTATATTGCTGTCAACTGTGGCGCTATTCCGGAGGGTACGATTGACTCCGAACTGTTCGGACATGAGAAAGGTGCGTTTACCGGTGCGATTGGCGAACGGAAAGGGTACTTTGGCGAAGCCGACGGTGGTACTATTTTTCTTGATGAAGTAGGAGAGTTGCCGATGTCTACCCAGGCACGTTTGCTCCGTGTATTGGAGAGTGGCGAGTTTATGAAAGTAGGTTCGTCCAAAGTGCAAAAAACGGATGTGCGTGTGGTGGCAGCTACCAATGTCAATCTGACACAAGCGATTGCAGAAGGACGTTTCCGTGAAGATTTATATTATCGGTTGAATACGGTGCCTATCCAGATTCCTCCTTTGCGTGAACGTGGAGACGATGTGCTCCTGTTGTTCCGTAAGTTTTCCGCAGACTTTGCAGAGAAATACCGGATGCCTGCTATCCAGCTGACAGAAGATGCAAAGAAAGAGTTACTGGCTTACCCGTGGCCCGGAAACGTGCGTCAGTTGAAGAACATCACCGAGCAAATATCTATCATTGAAACCAACAGGGAGATCTCAGCAGCTATCTTGCAGAATTATCTTCCCGCACAAAATACGCAACGTCTTCCCGCACTGATGGGAACGCGTGAAAGTAAAGGCTTTGAGAGCGAACGGGAGATTCTTTATTCTGTTCTGTTCGACATGCGCCAGGAAGTGGCGGAGCTGAAGAAGATGGTGCACAACCTGATGGCGGAACGTGCCGGACAGGTGGGGCAGGTAGGACAAATGGGAACGGTGGTTACTACTCCGGTAGTGACGGCGCATCAACCTTCGGTACCTGCTATCATTCATACCATGCAGCCTACGGTTTGCAAGGATGATGATGACATACAAGACACGGAAGAATATGTAGAAGAATCTCCTTTGTCACTAGACGAAGTGGAGAAAGAAATGATACGCAAAGCACTTGAGAGGCATCATGGAAAGCGAAAGAGCGCGGCCAAGGACTTGAACATTTCCGAGCGTACACTTTATAGAAAAATAAAAGAATATGAATTGGATTAA
- the lptE gene encoding LptE family protein: MNWIKKIIRPLLLFGLPLVVIACTVSYKFNGSSINYDKVKTISIADFPIKSEYVYAPLATKFNEDLKDIFIRQTRLQLLKPNQNADLQIDGEITGYNQYNQAVSADGYSSETKLTITVNVRFVNNTNHAEDFEQQFSAFRTYDSTQLLTAVQDGLIAEMSKEITDQIFNATVANW; this comes from the coding sequence ATGAATTGGATTAAGAAAATAATACGTCCTTTGTTACTGTTCGGCTTGCCGTTGGTAGTCATTGCGTGCACTGTTTCCTATAAGTTTAACGGATCGTCTATCAATTATGATAAGGTAAAGACCATTTCGATAGCCGACTTCCCGATCAAGTCGGAGTATGTGTATGCCCCGTTGGCAACCAAGTTCAATGAGGACCTGAAAGATATCTTCATCCGGCAGACCCGTCTGCAACTGCTCAAGCCGAATCAGAATGCCGACTTGCAGATTGATGGAGAAATCACAGGATACAATCAGTACAACCAGGCAGTATCTGCCGACGGTTACTCTTCGGAGACGAAGTTGACTATCACCGTCAATGTACGTTTTGTCAACAACACCAATCATGCCGAAGACTTTGAACAACAGTTTTCTGCGTTCCGTACCTACGACTCTACCCAGTTGCTGACTGCCGTACAGGACGGATTGATTGCTGAAATGTCTAAAGAGATCACTGACCAAATTTTTAATGCAACTGTAGCAAACTGGTAA
- the secG gene encoding preprotein translocase subunit SecG: protein MYLLFVILMVIAALLMCFIVLIQNSKGGGLASGFSSSNAIMGVRKTTDFLEKATWGLAIFMVVMSIATAYVVPRSAVAKDAVLEQAQKEQQTNPYNLPAGTAAPQTEAPATNAPATETPAPATETPAPAAE from the coding sequence ATGTACTTATTATTCGTTATCTTAATGGTTATTGCAGCCTTGTTGATGTGTTTCATCGTGCTGATTCAGAACTCAAAAGGGGGCGGGCTTGCTTCTGGTTTCTCTTCATCTAACGCCATCATGGGCGTGCGCAAGACTACAGATTTTCTGGAAAAAGCAACATGGGGTTTAGCTATCTTCATGGTGGTAATGAGCATTGCTACTGCTTATGTAGTTCCTCGCTCTGCTGTTGCTAAAGACGCAGTGTTGGAACAGGCACAGAAAGAACAACAGACTAACCCGTATAACTTACCCGCAGGTACGGCTGCGCCGCAAACTGAAGCTCCAGCTACCAACGCACCTGCTACAGAAACTCCGGCACCGGCTACTGAAACTCCTGCTCCTGCAGCAGAGTAA
- the pdxA gene encoding 4-hydroxythreonine-4-phosphate dehydrogenase PdxA → MEDNKIRIGITQGDINGVGYEVILKTFSDPTMLELCTPIIYGSPKVAAYHRKALDIQTSFSIVNSASEAGYNRLSVVNCTDDEVKVEFSKPDPEAGKAALGALERAIEEYREGLIDVIVTAPINKHTIQSEEFSFPGHTEYIEERLGNGDKSLMILMKNDFRVALVTTHIPVREIATTITKELIQEKLMIFHRCLKQDFGIGAPRIAVLSLNPHAGDGGLLGMEEQEVIIPAMKEMEEKGILCYGPYAADGFMGSGNYTHFDGILAMYHDQGLAPFKALAMEDGVNYTAGLPVVRTSPAHGTAYDIAGKGMACEDSFRQAIYVAIDVFRNRQREKVARANPLRKQYYEKRDDSDKLKLDTVDED, encoded by the coding sequence ATGGAAGATAACAAGATAAGAATAGGTATCACCCAGGGAGATATTAACGGGGTGGGCTATGAGGTGATTCTTAAGACATTTTCTGACCCTACGATGTTGGAACTATGTACTCCGATCATTTATGGCTCACCGAAAGTAGCGGCTTATCATCGCAAAGCGCTGGATATACAGACCAGTTTCAGCATTGTCAACTCTGCTAGCGAAGCAGGGTACAACCGTTTGAGCGTAGTGAACTGCACGGATGATGAGGTGAAAGTGGAATTTTCCAAACCCGACCCCGAAGCCGGTAAAGCTGCGTTGGGAGCTTTGGAACGTGCCATCGAAGAATATCGCGAAGGGTTGATAGACGTTATCGTAACAGCTCCGATCAACAAACATACGATTCAGTCGGAAGAATTCTCATTCCCCGGACATACGGAATATATCGAAGAACGTTTGGGCAATGGTGATAAATCATTGATGATTTTGATGAAAAATGACTTCCGGGTGGCTCTGGTGACGACGCATATCCCTGTCAGGGAGATCGCGACTACGATTACCAAAGAACTGATTCAGGAGAAACTGATGATATTCCATCGTTGCTTGAAACAGGATTTCGGTATCGGCGCTCCGCGTATTGCGGTGCTCTCTCTCAATCCTCATGCCGGAGACGGTGGTTTGTTGGGAATGGAAGAACAGGAAGTGATTATCCCTGCCATGAAAGAAATGGAAGAGAAAGGAATCCTTTGCTACGGTCCTTATGCGGCCGACGGCTTTATGGGTTCAGGCAATTATACTCATTTTGACGGTATCCTGGCGATGTATCACGATCAGGGGCTGGCTCCGTTCAAGGCATTGGCCATGGAAGACGGGGTGAACTATACGGCAGGCCTGCCGGTAGTACGTACTTCTCCGGCTCATGGAACGGCTTATGACATTGCAGGCAAGGGGATGGCTTGTGAAGATTCTTTCCGTCAGGCAATCTATGTTGCCATCGACGTGTTCCGTAATCGTCAGCGTGAAAAAGTGGCTCGTGCCAATCCGTTGCGTAAACAATATTACGAGAAACGTGACGATAGTGATAAACTGAAACTGGATACAGTGGACGAAGATTAA